In a single window of the Ancylobacter polymorphus genome:
- the ftsL gene encoding cell division protein FtsL, whose protein sequence is MFRILNAVSVIALLAAAGIVYHVKYSSAFEAQEIAKLRTEIRSERDRIAILHAEWARRTAPDRVQALAEKHLDMQPLDVDHMDRLASLPAKPDAGGDGLSGMIEALVDGPSLNPPTPEAAAPKPSKPARTAPVAKLPDDAPLPEQPFSAEPLPLSAMPPAGTMGTARRSPAGAQGVVGAPLNPVTAAPLLPPGDIGQ, encoded by the coding sequence ATGTTCCGCATACTCAACGCCGTTTCGGTCATCGCGCTGCTCGCGGCGGCGGGCATCGTCTACCATGTCAAATATTCCTCGGCCTTCGAGGCGCAGGAAATCGCCAAGCTGCGGACCGAAATCCGGTCCGAGCGCGACCGCATCGCGATTCTCCATGCCGAGTGGGCCCGCCGCACCGCGCCCGACCGCGTTCAGGCCCTGGCGGAGAAGCACCTCGACATGCAGCCGCTCGATGTCGACCATATGGACCGTCTCGCCAGCCTTCCCGCCAAGCCGGACGCAGGCGGCGACGGGCTGAGCGGTATGATCGAGGCGCTGGTGGACGGTCCCTCTCTCAATCCGCCAACGCCGGAAGCGGCCGCGCCGAAGCCGTCGAAGCCCGCGCGCACCGCTCCGGTCGCCAAGCTGCCGGACGATGCGCCGCTGCCCGAACAGCCCTTCTCCGCCGAACCGTTGCCCCTGTCGGCGATGCCCCCGGCGGGAACGATGGGGACCGCCCGTCGCAGCCCCGCCGGCGCGCAGGGCGTTGTCGGCGCGCCGCTCAACCCGGTTACGGCGGCGCCGCTGCTTCCGCCCGGCGATATCGGCCAGTAA
- a CDS encoding N-acetylmuramoyl-L-alanine amidase, producing MSDTHSPFPPDSPLVAEVLSSPNHGPRLGVARPDMLLLHYTGMESTAEAVAWLRAPERQVSAHYVVLENGRILQLVPEARRAWHAGAAFWAGATDINSHAIGIEIANPGHEFGYPPFPAVQIEAVTALAKDILSRQPIPPDRVLAHSDVAPMRKDDPGEKFPWEILHRFGVGHLVEEVPPSDGRFFMRGEHGQPIEALQAMLALYGYGVPVSGTYCAQTEAVVRAFQRHFRRARVDGVADVSTLATLYALCAARPADVAGTTSSAETA from the coding sequence ATGAGCGACACCCACAGCCCCTTCCCGCCCGACTCGCCGCTGGTCGCCGAGGTTCTGTCCTCGCCAAACCACGGCCCGCGCCTCGGGGTCGCCCGCCCGGACATGTTGCTGCTGCACTATACGGGCATGGAATCGACCGCCGAGGCGGTCGCCTGGCTGCGCGCGCCGGAGCGGCAAGTCTCGGCGCATTACGTGGTTCTGGAGAATGGCCGCATTCTCCAGCTGGTGCCGGAGGCGCGCCGCGCCTGGCACGCCGGTGCCGCCTTCTGGGCGGGGGCCACCGACATCAACTCGCATGCGATCGGCATCGAAATCGCCAATCCCGGGCACGAATTCGGCTACCCGCCCTTCCCCGCCGTCCAGATCGAGGCCGTGACGGCGCTGGCCAAGGACATCCTGTCGCGCCAGCCCATCCCGCCCGACCGGGTGCTCGCCCATTCCGACGTCGCGCCGATGCGAAAGGACGACCCTGGGGAGAAGTTTCCTTGGGAAATCCTGCACCGCTTCGGAGTCGGGCATCTCGTCGAGGAAGTCCCGCCCAGCGACGGACGGTTTTTCATGCGCGGCGAGCACGGCCAGCCCATTGAAGCGCTCCAGGCCATGCTTGCCCTCTATGGCTATGGCGTGCCGGTGAGCGGCACCTATTGCGCGCAGACCGAGGCGGTCGTCCGGGCCTTCCAGCGGCATTTCCGCCGCGCTCGCGTCGATGGTGTGGCCGATGTCTCGACGCTGGCGACGCTTTACGCGCTCTGCGCGGCACGCCCGGCGGATGTGGCGGGCACAACGTCAAGCGCCGAGACCGCCTGA
- a CDS encoding division/cell wall cluster transcriptional repressor MraZ: MERFVSTYPMRLDSKGRMSIPAPYRALLARDGLEHLYCHPALDLPALQAGGARLMAGIDALIARYPSYSEAREELAGALYGAIEMVKLDPEGRVMLGEGLKAHAHIKDEAVLVGLGDHFRIWEPERFRAHLAEATARVRALKQEIGSQGATRDSRADGA, from the coding sequence ATGGAACGTTTCGTATCGACCTACCCGATGCGGCTCGATTCCAAGGGCCGGATGTCGATCCCGGCGCCGTACCGCGCACTTCTTGCGCGGGACGGGCTGGAGCACCTGTACTGCCATCCGGCGCTCGACCTTCCCGCCCTGCAGGCGGGCGGCGCGCGGCTGATGGCGGGGATCGACGCCCTGATCGCGCGGTATCCGTCCTATTCGGAAGCGCGGGAGGAACTGGCGGGCGCGCTCTACGGGGCGATCGAGATGGTCAAGCTCGATCCGGAGGGCCGCGTGATGCTCGGCGAGGGGCTGAAAGCCCATGCGCACATCAAGGACGAGGCCGTTCTGGTCGGCCTCGGGGATCATTTTCGGATCTGGGAGCCCGAGCGCTTCCGGGCGCATCTGGCGGAGGCCACTGCCAGAGTGCGCGCGCTGAAGCAGGAGATCGGCTCTCAGGGGGCGACGCGGGATTCCCGCGCCGATGGGGCATGA
- a CDS encoding lytic transglycosylase domain-containing protein, which produces MNVSRLFSALLVSSLFIPLLPNIVDAKSIFERPVPSPRDSSEINLSSSRANLTALVDREARANGIPVALARAVVRIESNWKVQTTGRAGEVGLMQIKHQTARGMGYKGSRAKLYEPATNIRWGMRYLAGAYRLAGGDTCGTVMRYQGGHGAKRMSSTARSYCSKARTIMASN; this is translated from the coding sequence ATGAACGTTTCCCGCCTCTTCTCTGCTCTGCTCGTCTCCTCACTCTTCATTCCACTCCTACCGAACATCGTGGATGCGAAATCGATTTTCGAGCGCCCGGTGCCGTCTCCCCGTGATTCTTCCGAGATAAACCTCTCATCCTCCAGAGCTAACCTGACCGCGCTCGTCGACCGTGAGGCGCGCGCCAACGGCATCCCCGTCGCCCTCGCCCGCGCCGTGGTGCGCATCGAGAGCAACTGGAAGGTCCAGACCACCGGGCGCGCCGGTGAGGTCGGTCTCATGCAGATCAAGCACCAGACGGCGCGCGGCATGGGCTACAAGGGCTCCCGCGCGAAACTCTACGAGCCCGCGACCAATATCCGCTGGGGCATGCGCTACCTCGCCGGCGCCTATCGTCTCGCGGGCGGCGACACCTGCGGCACCGTGATGCGCTATCAAGGCGGCCACGGCGCCAAGCGCATGTCATCGACCGCACGCAGCTACTGCTCCAAGGCACGCACCATCATGGCTTCCAACTGA
- the rsmH gene encoding 16S rRNA (cytosine(1402)-N(4))-methyltransferase RsmH codes for MMTGRGGSETDAAGGPARHLPVLLNEVLHYLAPQPGGVYVDGTFGAGGYTRAILDAADCRVIAIDRDPNAIRDGQALVAEFDGRLTLVPERFSALDAVVEAQGEPFVDGVVLDIGVSSMQLDEGERGFSFRRDGPLDMRMSQDGPSAADLVAKLSETELANLIYRFGEERRSRAVARAIVEARVQTPIERTLQLADIISKVVWAKPHEPHPATRTFQALRIAVNDELGELARALESAERILKPGGRLVVVTFHSLEDRIVKNFLANRAKVAAGSRHLPAVAGAAPSFTLVARGAVEPGEEERAANPRARSSKLRAAARTAAPAHAGGDLGSLLPPLPALDAPRRR; via the coding sequence ATGATGACGGGTCGCGGCGGTTCGGAGACGGACGCTGCCGGCGGACCGGCCCGTCATCTGCCTGTCCTGCTGAACGAAGTTCTGCATTATCTCGCCCCGCAGCCGGGCGGCGTCTATGTCGACGGCACCTTCGGCGCCGGCGGCTACACGCGTGCCATTCTCGATGCGGCGGATTGCCGGGTAATCGCCATCGACCGCGACCCCAACGCCATTCGCGACGGGCAGGCGCTGGTCGCGGAATTCGACGGACGCCTCACGCTGGTGCCGGAGCGCTTCAGTGCGCTCGATGCGGTGGTGGAGGCGCAGGGCGAGCCGTTCGTCGATGGCGTCGTGCTGGATATCGGCGTCTCCTCCATGCAGCTTGACGAGGGTGAGCGCGGCTTTTCCTTCCGCCGCGACGGGCCGCTCGACATGCGGATGTCGCAGGACGGGCCCTCCGCCGCCGATCTGGTGGCGAAGCTCTCCGAGACCGAACTCGCCAATCTCATCTACCGCTTCGGCGAGGAGCGTCGCTCGCGCGCGGTGGCGCGCGCCATCGTGGAAGCGCGGGTGCAGACGCCGATCGAACGCACGCTACAGCTTGCCGACATCATCTCCAAGGTGGTGTGGGCGAAGCCGCACGAGCCGCATCCGGCCACCCGCACCTTTCAGGCACTGCGCATCGCGGTGAATGACGAGCTTGGCGAACTCGCCCGTGCGCTCGAATCCGCCGAGCGCATTCTAAAGCCCGGCGGTCGGCTGGTGGTGGTGACCTTCCACTCGCTGGAAGACCGCATCGTCAAGAATTTCCTCGCCAACCGCGCCAAGGTCGCCGCCGGTTCACGTCATCTGCCGGCGGTGGCGGGTGCGGCGCCGAGCTTCACGCTCGTGGCGCGCGGCGCGGTCGAGCCGGGTGAAGAGGAACGGGCGGCCAATCCGCGGGCCCGCTCGTCCAAGCTGCGGGCCGCCGCCCGTACCGCCGCGCCGGCGCATGCCGGGGGTGACCTTGGCTCGCTGCTGCCGCCTCTGCCCGCCCTTGATGCTCCCCGCCGTCGCTGA
- a CDS encoding UDP-N-acetylmuramoyl-L-alanyl-D-glutamate--2,6-diaminopimelate ligase yields MRDQIRPTVDCARRLTLRGLIGEDADYEAASPELAVAEPALDSRSVRAGDVFFALAGVKSDGLSFVREAIDRGAVAVVAEGARPTWLDPAISYVRVGNARHSMGLAAARAFPRQPETIAAVTGTSGKTSVASFTRQIWQGLGFSAASLGTLGVVAPSGAVKGALTTPDPITLHRTLHHLAEEGVTHLCLEASSHGLDQHRLDGVRLKAGGFTNLSRDHLDYHPDMQAYLDAKMRLFRDLVPRGGGAAVWVDSTEGSHVAQVAAEHELNVLGIGATGAGIALLNRVDEGLGQRLEIEIDGARHTVKLPLVGAFQACNALVAAGLALLTGAAAREVLPLLETLEGVPGRLELVGTKEGAGVFVDYAHKPDALANALDALRPYASGRLIVVFGCGGDRDRGKRPIMGAIAAAKADVVIVTDDNPRSEDPATIRAAILASAPGAREIGDRAEAIKAALDEAAAGDVVLIAGKGHETGQTIGDRTLPFSDRDVAVGLLGR; encoded by the coding sequence ATGCGTGACCAGATACGACCCACCGTCGACTGCGCCCGCCGCCTTACCCTTCGGGGGCTGATCGGCGAGGACGCCGATTACGAGGCTGCCTCTCCGGAGCTCGCTGTGGCCGAGCCGGCTCTCGACAGCCGTTCGGTTCGGGCGGGAGATGTTTTCTTCGCGCTTGCCGGTGTGAAGAGCGACGGACTTTCCTTCGTGCGCGAGGCCATCGACCGCGGGGCGGTTGCCGTTGTCGCGGAGGGGGCAAGGCCGACATGGCTCGATCCCGCCATTTCTTATGTGCGCGTCGGCAATGCCCGGCACTCCATGGGTCTGGCGGCTGCCCGCGCCTTTCCCCGCCAGCCTGAGACCATCGCCGCCGTCACCGGCACCTCGGGAAAGACGTCGGTGGCCTCCTTCACTCGGCAGATCTGGCAGGGGCTCGGCTTCTCCGCTGCCAGCCTCGGCACGCTCGGCGTGGTGGCGCCTTCAGGCGCCGTCAAGGGCGCGCTCACCACGCCCGACCCCATCACGCTGCATCGCACGCTGCACCACCTCGCCGAAGAGGGCGTCACCCATCTGTGCCTGGAAGCGTCCTCCCACGGGCTCGACCAGCACCGGCTCGACGGGGTGCGGCTCAAGGCCGGCGGCTTCACCAACCTCTCGCGCGACCATCTCGACTATCACCCGGACATGCAGGCCTATCTCGACGCCAAGATGCGGCTGTTCCGAGATCTCGTGCCCCGCGGCGGTGGGGCGGCGGTGTGGGTGGACAGCACCGAGGGCAGCCACGTCGCGCAGGTCGCTGCCGAGCATGAGCTGAACGTGCTCGGCATCGGTGCGACGGGAGCCGGCATCGCGCTGTTGAACCGCGTCGATGAGGGACTGGGACAACGGCTTGAGATCGAAATCGATGGTGCGCGCCACACGGTGAAGCTGCCGCTCGTCGGCGCGTTCCAGGCCTGCAATGCGCTCGTCGCCGCCGGCCTTGCCTTGCTCACCGGTGCGGCTGCCCGCGAGGTGCTGCCGCTGCTTGAAACCCTGGAGGGCGTGCCGGGTCGGCTCGAACTCGTCGGCACAAAGGAGGGTGCGGGCGTGTTCGTCGACTACGCGCACAAGCCCGACGCGCTGGCCAACGCGCTCGACGCGCTGCGGCCCTATGCGAGCGGGCGGTTGATCGTCGTCTTCGGCTGCGGCGGTGATCGTGACCGGGGCAAGCGTCCGATTATGGGGGCGATTGCCGCCGCCAAGGCCGATGTCGTGATCGTCACCGACGACAATCCGCGCAGCGAAGATCCCGCCACGATCCGGGCGGCGATTCTCGCCAGTGCGCCGGGTGCGCGCGAGATCGGGGACCGTGCGGAGGCCATCAAAGCCGCTCTGGACGAGGCGGCAGCGGGAGATGTGGTGCTGATTGCCGGCAAGGGTCACGAAACCGGCCAGACTATCGGCGACCGGACGTTGCCATTCTCCGACCGCGACGTTGCGGTCGGGCTTCTCGGGAGATGA
- a CDS encoding extensin family protein, whose product MTRGVSWFFVAPLVLLGLSGCKFGLFDQREPWRTEAEERCLAEGRVKPSAFIVQDRAINGAGTCGMDHAFRITAFSEGSVEVSPRATLACPMTSAVDQWVTQDVQPAAMAWFGQPVVKIKQMSSYSCRRMNGATTGKISEHAFGNGLDIGGFVLADGREISVRKDWKGSADARGFLRTVQADACERFTVVLAPGSNIYHYDHIHIDLMRRASGSTTCKPLAQRPIPPRLPVYKAPAYKAPPYGASWQTGPMSSVPGAAQPAEDYGPAGDEQEGYDEAAAPAPLAPAPLAPVRPAAARAAPAPAPAYPPAQAYQAPSRAPAGSVGAPMVLTPPAVNPYENGGYAADPYPAPAPAYPAQSYPAPRAPAPTPAAPASTRPPGLLPPGSIPLAKWLGLDTTPTGATGNARSFTTQREFASPILAPEAKVGTD is encoded by the coding sequence ATGACGCGCGGCGTATCCTGGTTTTTCGTAGCCCCGCTCGTCCTTCTGGGGCTTTCGGGTTGCAAGTTCGGGCTGTTCGATCAGCGCGAACCCTGGCGCACGGAAGCTGAAGAAAGGTGTTTGGCGGAGGGCCGCGTGAAGCCCTCCGCCTTCATCGTTCAGGACCGCGCCATCAACGGCGCCGGCACCTGCGGCATGGACCATGCCTTCCGCATCACGGCTTTTTCCGAAGGATCTGTTGAGGTTAGCCCGCGTGCGACGCTGGCCTGCCCGATGACCTCGGCCGTCGACCAATGGGTGACGCAAGATGTTCAGCCCGCCGCCATGGCCTGGTTCGGGCAGCCCGTGGTCAAGATCAAGCAGATGTCGTCCTATTCCTGCCGGCGCATGAACGGGGCGACGACGGGCAAGATTTCCGAACATGCTTTCGGCAACGGGCTCGACATCGGCGGCTTCGTTCTGGCCGACGGGCGCGAGATTTCGGTGCGCAAGGACTGGAAGGGCAGCGCCGATGCGCGCGGCTTCCTGCGCACCGTGCAGGCGGATGCGTGCGAGCGGTTCACCGTCGTGCTGGCGCCCGGCTCGAACATCTATCACTACGATCACATCCACATCGACCTGATGCGCCGCGCCTCCGGCTCCACCACCTGTAAACCCTTGGCGCAGCGTCCGATTCCGCCGCGCTTGCCGGTGTATAAAGCGCCCGCCTACAAGGCGCCGCCCTATGGCGCGTCCTGGCAGACGGGCCCGATGTCGTCCGTGCCGGGCGCGGCTCAGCCAGCGGAAGACTATGGCCCGGCGGGCGACGAGCAGGAGGGTTATGACGAGGCAGCTGCCCCCGCGCCGCTCGCGCCTGCGCCTTTGGCCCCCGTCCGCCCGGCCGCCGCCCGCGCCGCCCCCGCTCCCGCTCCCGCCTATCCGCCCGCGCAGGCCTACCAGGCGCCGAGCCGTGCCCCCGCCGGGAGTGTCGGGGCGCCAATGGTGCTGACCCCTCCGGCCGTAAACCCTTATGAGAACGGGGGATATGCGGCCGACCCCTATCCGGCGCCCGCTCCGGCCTATCCCGCGCAAAGCTACCCGGCGCCCCGCGCGCCCGCGCCGACTCCGGCCGCACCGGCTTCAACGCGTCCTCCCGGCCTGCTGCCCCCCGGCAGCATCCCGCTGGCGAAATGGCTGGGGCTCGACACCACACCGACGGGCGCGACGGGGAATGCACGTTCTTTCACCACCCAGCGGGAGTTTGCCAGTCCGATCCTCGCCCCGGAAGCCAAGGTGGGGACAGACTGA
- a CDS encoding peptidoglycan D,D-transpeptidase FtsI family protein — protein MSIVSNLSAPAIGRRLLRLPHALLRGLLAIVRAAFGRGRPEAHAVARARIVLCMIVFGGVYLAIGGRLAMLASAPEGAVARRIVATDAVASARPDIVDRNGLVLATDVKSASLYGEPRRLIDVDEAVEALTAVLPDLDANELRQRLSTDRGFIWLKRDITPQQQREIHNLGLPGIGFMTENRRIYPGGTLGAHVLGSTNIDNQGIAGIEKWVDTRGLSDLHLAGFATDRQQEPVELALDLRVQHVLRDELFAAKEKFKAIAAAGTVVDVRTGEIVAMASLPDFDANDPARSLDPKNLNRLTTGVFEMGSTFKALTFAMALDSGRFNINSTLDARGALSFGRFKISDYHAENRVLTLPEVFLFSSNIGTAKMALSLGVDAHKAFLAKAGQLDRLRTELPESAMPIVPKRWGEVNTATIAFGHGLAVAPLQAVMAVNALVNGGYLIPPTFLKRTREEAMALGTPIIKPETSAKMRYLLRLNAEKGSAKKVNVPGFYAGGKTGTAEKVINGRYSKTRLLTTFTGVFPMDNPQYLVLVMLDEPQPVEGTYGFATSGWNAAPTTGKIISRIAPMLGIMPRTDMPPAESLLANTTLARAQ, from the coding sequence ATGAGCATCGTTTCCAACCTCTCCGCCCCCGCGATCGGCCGGCGCCTGCTTCGTCTGCCGCACGCCTTGCTGCGTGGGCTGCTCGCCATTGTGCGGGCCGCCTTCGGGCGCGGCCGGCCGGAAGCTCATGCCGTCGCCCGCGCGCGCATCGTGCTCTGCATGATCGTGTTCGGCGGCGTCTACCTCGCCATTGGCGGCCGGCTCGCCATGCTCGCCTCGGCGCCCGAGGGCGCCGTGGCGCGGCGCATCGTTGCCACCGATGCGGTCGCCTCGGCGCGGCCGGACATTGTCGACCGCAACGGGCTGGTGCTGGCCACCGATGTGAAGTCCGCCTCGCTCTATGGCGAACCCCGCCGGCTGATCGATGTCGACGAGGCGGTCGAGGCACTCACCGCCGTTCTGCCCGACCTCGATGCCAACGAACTGCGCCAGCGGCTCTCCACCGATCGCGGCTTCATCTGGCTGAAGCGCGACATCACCCCGCAGCAGCAGCGGGAAATCCACAATCTCGGCCTGCCTGGCATCGGCTTCATGACCGAGAACCGGCGCATCTATCCGGGTGGCACGCTGGGCGCCCATGTGCTCGGTTCGACAAACATCGACAATCAGGGCATTGCCGGCATCGAGAAATGGGTCGACACGCGCGGGCTTTCCGATCTCCACCTCGCGGGCTTTGCGACGGACCGCCAGCAGGAGCCGGTGGAACTGGCGCTCGATCTGCGCGTGCAGCACGTGCTGCGCGACGAGCTTTTCGCCGCCAAGGAGAAGTTCAAGGCCATCGCCGCCGCGGGAACGGTGGTGGATGTGCGCACCGGCGAGATCGTCGCCATGGCCTCGCTGCCGGATTTCGACGCCAATGACCCGGCGCGCTCGCTCGACCCGAAAAACCTCAACCGCCTCACCACCGGCGTGTTCGAGATGGGGTCGACCTTCAAGGCGCTGACCTTCGCCATGGCGCTGGACAGCGGCCGCTTCAACATCAACTCGACGCTGGACGCGCGCGGGGCGCTGAGCTTCGGGCGTTTCAAGATCAGCGACTATCATGCGGAAAACCGCGTGCTGACGCTCCCCGAAGTGTTCCTGTTCTCATCGAATATCGGCACCGCAAAAATGGCGCTGTCGCTTGGCGTGGACGCGCACAAGGCGTTCCTCGCCAAGGCCGGGCAGCTGGACCGGCTGCGCACGGAACTCCCGGAAAGCGCCATGCCGATCGTGCCCAAGCGTTGGGGAGAGGTGAACACCGCGACCATCGCCTTCGGCCATGGCCTGGCAGTCGCGCCGCTTCAGGCGGTGATGGCGGTGAACGCGCTGGTCAATGGCGGCTATCTCATTCCCCCGACCTTCCTCAAACGGACGCGGGAGGAGGCGATGGCGCTCGGCACGCCGATCATCAAGCCGGAAACCAGCGCCAAGATGCGCTACCTGCTGCGGCTCAATGCCGAGAAGGGTTCGGCCAAGAAGGTCAACGTCCCCGGCTTCTATGCCGGCGGCAAGACCGGCACGGCGGAAAAGGTCATCAATGGCCGCTATTCCAAGACGCGGCTGCTCACGACCTTCACCGGGGTGTTTCCGATGGACAATCCGCAGTACCTCGTGCTGGTGATGCTGGACGAGCCTCAGCCGGTCGAGGGTACCTATGGCTTCGCTACCTCCGGCTGGAACGCGGCGCCGACCACGGGCAAGATCATCTCCCGCATCGCGCCGATGCTGGGCATCATGCCGCGTACGGATATGCCGCCTGCCGAAAGCCTGCTCGCCAACACGACGCTGGCCCGGGCGCAGTGA
- a CDS encoding UDP-N-acetylmuramoylalanyl-D-glutamyl-2,6-diaminopimelate--D-alanyl-D-alanine ligase produces MSAGSAALSPLWTPEALAQATGGVLAGAPAAAIGGVSIDTRTLRPGDVFFALRGDNSDGHAYVAMAHERGGALSVVERGRTGDMPDGASLLLVDDVLRALEAAGRAARGRSRARIVGVTGSVGKTTTKEALALALGADGPTHASAASYNNHWGVPLSLARMPQDSVYGVFELGMNHAGEIATLVDMVRPHVAIITTVEPVHIAQFDSVEGIADAKAEIFTGVTPGGAAVLNRDNRHYERLVAAARAAGIGTIIGFGEAEGAQARLTSVNLQPHMSTAMADIMGESVSFKVGLPGRHIVQNALAVLAAAKLAGADLCLAALALSALGPPPGRGVRTGLAVKGGRATIIDESYNANPASMRAALAVLGTTPPTGRGRRIAVLGDMLELGPQGEAMHRELAPAAAAADLVFCAGPLMRALWEALPESRRGGWAPDAAALLPLVAERLRGGDVIMVKGSNGSRMGPLVRALIERFPDDRLAETAESSE; encoded by the coding sequence ATGAGCGCCGGTTCGGCTGCCCTATCGCCGCTGTGGACGCCGGAGGCGCTCGCCCAGGCTACCGGAGGCGTGCTCGCCGGTGCGCCGGCCGCGGCCATTGGCGGCGTCTCCATCGATACCCGCACTCTGCGGCCGGGCGATGTGTTCTTCGCGCTACGCGGCGACAACAGTGACGGCCATGCCTATGTGGCCATGGCGCATGAGCGTGGCGGAGCACTGAGCGTGGTCGAGCGCGGGCGCACCGGCGATATGCCGGACGGCGCTTCGCTGCTTCTGGTGGACGATGTGCTCCGCGCGCTTGAAGCCGCCGGCCGCGCCGCCCGGGGCCGCAGCCGCGCCCGCATCGTCGGTGTCACGGGCTCGGTCGGCAAGACCACGACCAAGGAAGCGCTGGCCCTGGCGCTGGGGGCCGACGGCCCGACCCATGCCTCGGCGGCGTCCTACAACAATCACTGGGGCGTGCCGCTCTCCCTCGCCCGCATGCCGCAGGACAGCGTCTATGGCGTGTTCGAACTCGGCATGAACCACGCCGGCGAGATCGCGACGCTTGTGGACATGGTGCGTCCGCATGTGGCGATCATCACCACGGTCGAGCCGGTCCATATCGCCCAGTTCGACAGTGTGGAGGGCATTGCCGACGCCAAGGCGGAAATCTTCACCGGCGTAACGCCCGGTGGCGCCGCCGTGCTCAACCGCGACAACCGGCATTACGAGCGGCTGGTGGCCGCCGCGCGGGCGGCGGGCATCGGCACGATCATCGGTTTCGGCGAGGCAGAAGGCGCGCAGGCCCGGCTTACCAGCGTCAATCTCCAGCCGCATATGTCGACCGCCATGGCCGACATCATGGGTGAGAGCGTCAGCTTCAAGGTCGGGCTGCCCGGCCGCCATATCGTTCAGAACGCGCTGGCCGTGCTCGCCGCGGCGAAGCTCGCGGGCGCCGATCTGTGCCTCGCCGCACTGGCGCTGTCGGCGCTCGGCCCGCCCCCGGGGCGTGGCGTGCGCACGGGGCTGGCGGTCAAGGGCGGGCGCGCGACAATCATCGACGAAAGCTACAACGCCAACCCCGCCTCGATGCGCGCAGCGCTGGCCGTGCTTGGCACCACCCCGCCGACCGGTCGCGGCCGGCGCATCGCCGTGCTCGGCGACATGCTGGAACTCGGGCCCCAGGGCGAGGCGATGCACCGCGAACTCGCCCCGGCTGCTGCCGCCGCCGATCTCGTCTTCTGCGCCGGCCCGCTGATGCGGGCGCTGTGGGAGGCGCTGCCCGAAAGCCGCCGCGGCGGCTGGGCGCCGGATGCGGCGGCGCTGCTGCCCCTGGTGGCCGAGCGGCTGCGCGGCGGCGACGTGATCATGGTCAAGGGCTCCAATGGCAGTCGCATGGGGCCGCTGGTGCGTGCACTCATCGAGCGTTTTCCCGACGACCGCCTTGCGGAAACGGCGGAATCATCGGAATGA
- the dapB gene encoding 4-hydroxy-tetrahydrodipicolinate reductase, with the protein MAIRIILAGATGWVGRALTPAIAAAPDLDLVAGVARSHAGADLGTALGRAATGVPVFASVAEALTVPADVLIDYTKPGVVKANARAALEAGLCVVIGTSGLGAADYAELDEVAKAHEKGLLAAGNFSITATLLKRFTLEAAKYVADVELIDYASAGKPDAPSGTGRELAEALAGVRQPATSRPIAEVVGVPETRGGAFGEGPREVRVHALRLPSFVLGVEAVFGAPDERLTIRHDAGSSAAPYVAGTLLAARKVQGWVGVKRGLDTLLD; encoded by the coding sequence ATGGCGATCCGCATCATTCTCGCCGGGGCCACCGGCTGGGTCGGGCGCGCGCTCACGCCCGCGATCGCCGCCGCGCCCGATCTCGACCTCGTCGCCGGCGTCGCCCGCTCCCATGCTGGCGCCGACCTCGGCACCGCACTCGGTCGGGCCGCGACCGGCGTTCCGGTCTTCGCCAGCGTCGCGGAAGCCCTCACCGTTCCCGCCGATGTGCTGATCGACTACACCAAGCCCGGCGTGGTGAAAGCCAATGCCCGCGCCGCTTTGGAGGCCGGCCTTTGCGTCGTGATCGGAACGTCGGGGCTCGGTGCTGCCGACTACGCCGAACTCGACGAGGTGGCCAAGGCACACGAGAAAGGGCTGCTGGCGGCCGGCAATTTTTCCATCACCGCAACCCTGCTCAAGCGGTTCACGCTGGAGGCGGCAAAGTACGTCGCCGATGTCGAACTCATCGACTACGCCTCGGCCGGCAAGCCGGACGCCCCTTCCGGCACAGGCCGCGAACTCGCCGAAGCGCTGGCGGGCGTGCGTCAGCCGGCGACCTCGCGCCCCATAGCCGAGGTGGTCGGCGTGCCGGAAACGCGCGGCGGCGCCTTCGGCGAGGGCCCGCGCGAGGTGCGGGTGCACGCGCTGCGCCTGCCCTCCTTCGTGCTGGGGGTGGAAGCGGTCTTCGGCGCGCCGGACGAGCGGCTCACCATCCGCCACGATGCCGGCTCGTCTGCCGCGCCCTATGTCGCGGGTACGCTGCTCGCCGCCCGCAAGGTACAGGGCTGGGTGGGGGTCAAGCGTGGCCTCGACACGCTGCTTGATTGA